The Thermanaerovibrio acidaminovorans DSM 6589 genome contains a region encoding:
- a CDS encoding glycosyltransferase family 2 protein, whose amino-acid sequence MGPFLVTDVLRMAAAAIRGLLEDPLSSQVWVVIFKFVPMVVFLELPYYAFVLAGVLKYAMERALLPWEEVQYHPSVSCIITCYSEGEDVKLTIRTLAHQIYPGRIQIIPVIDGALVNSHTHRAALEMMDQVMRAPNRELLVLPKWQRGGRVSSLNAGLSVARGEVVMALDGDTSFDNDMVSKAVRHFRDPNVAAVAGCLRVRNWRSSLAAALQGLEYMLAIGVSKTGLSQFNAVNNISGAFGIFRREVLNLIMGWDAGSAEDLDITMRIKNYFGRYRSVRILFDPEVIGHTDAPPTFRGFFKQRLRWDGDLFYIYVRKHLKSFSPSMMGWRNFITVTLGGLYFQIVVPLILLVYTAFSFITLPLGTVFRILLLVYLFYLGVTLVFYLLGLAFVSERPRDDLILGVLLPLFPVFTFASRLWSAAAVIWEMVARGHLDSSMAPWWVLRKGRF is encoded by the coding sequence TTGGGACCCTTCCTCGTTACCGATGTCCTGCGGATGGCGGCGGCGGCGATCCGGGGGCTACTGGAGGATCCCCTGTCGTCCCAGGTGTGGGTGGTGATCTTCAAGTTCGTCCCCATGGTGGTCTTCCTGGAGCTACCCTACTACGCCTTCGTCCTGGCTGGGGTGCTCAAGTACGCCATGGAGAGGGCCCTGCTGCCCTGGGAGGAGGTGCAGTACCACCCGAGCGTGTCCTGCATAATCACCTGCTACTCCGAGGGGGAGGACGTGAAGCTCACCATAAGGACCCTGGCGCACCAGATCTACCCCGGCAGGATCCAGATAATACCGGTCATAGACGGGGCCCTGGTGAACTCCCACACCCACCGGGCGGCGCTGGAGATGATGGACCAGGTGATGAGGGCTCCCAACCGGGAGCTGCTGGTGTTGCCCAAGTGGCAGCGGGGGGGGCGGGTCTCGTCGCTCAACGCGGGGCTGTCGGTGGCCCGGGGGGAGGTGGTGATGGCCCTGGACGGGGACACCTCCTTCGACAACGACATGGTCTCCAAGGCGGTGCGCCACTTCAGGGATCCGAACGTGGCGGCGGTGGCCGGGTGCCTCCGGGTGCGGAACTGGAGGTCCTCCCTGGCGGCAGCGCTGCAGGGGCTGGAGTACATGCTGGCCATAGGGGTCAGCAAGACGGGCCTTAGCCAGTTCAACGCGGTGAACAACATATCCGGCGCCTTCGGCATATTCCGGCGGGAGGTGCTGAACCTGATCATGGGCTGGGACGCGGGGAGCGCCGAGGATCTGGACATCACCATGAGGATAAAGAACTACTTCGGCCGATACCGGTCGGTGAGGATCCTCTTCGACCCGGAGGTGATAGGGCACACCGACGCGCCCCCCACGTTCCGGGGCTTCTTCAAGCAGCGCCTCCGCTGGGACGGGGACCTGTTCTACATATACGTCCGCAAGCACCTGAAGTCCTTCTCGCCATCCATGATGGGCTGGAGGAACTTCATCACCGTAACCCTGGGAGGGCTCTACTTCCAGATCGTGGTGCCCCTGATCCTGTTGGTCTACACCGCCTTCAGCTTCATCACCTTGCCGCTGGGGACGGTATTTAGGATCCTCTTGCTGGTATACTTGTTCTACCTGGGGGTCACCTTGGTGTTCTACCTGCTGGGGCTCGCCTTCGTGTCCGAGCGGCCCAGGGATGACCTGATCTTGGGCGTCCTGCTGCCCCTCTTCCCGGTCTTCACCTTCGCGTCCCGCCTATGGTCCGCCGCGGCGGTCATCTGGGAGATGGTGGCCCGGGGGCACCTGGACTCCTCCATGGCTCCCTGGTGGGTCCTCAGGAAGGGAAGGTTCTGA
- a CDS encoding HDOD domain-containing protein, whose translation MGLPKVRVSDLREGMVLQEDLLAPNGRFILPKGAVIRESYIKTFKAWGVVEASVAEGPVAEEPPVPEGLAPFIDRARALADMFFPREGRDEMPMREIHRCGVLAMAKSLAEGEEFPLEVGCIPVSPSSVGVRRKVTPHELVAANAFVTLPDIYYRIDEVIKAPNSSVEQIARVVGKDPSLSAKLLKLVNSSFYGLPSRVDSVARAVTLVGTKELLNLAIGVSLLSAFKGLDPGYVSVRSFWTHSVACGVFARILAAKMGIREEERFFLAGLMHDIGRLILYVKVPFSMGEVIRLSSQGQDIYETEQDVLGFDHGHLSYYALREWKIPSSIGELVRFHHRPSSARTPEELVVHVADVFAMAGRFGTSGSFMVPRLSPYHWDQLGLSVNVIEPVFVQGQRQIREIIGMFFS comes from the coding sequence ATGGGCTTGCCGAAGGTTAGGGTGTCAGACCTCAGGGAGGGAATGGTCCTCCAGGAGGACCTGTTGGCCCCCAACGGCAGGTTCATCCTGCCCAAGGGGGCGGTCATAAGGGAGTCCTACATAAAGACCTTCAAGGCCTGGGGGGTGGTGGAGGCATCGGTGGCGGAAGGGCCCGTGGCGGAGGAGCCCCCGGTGCCGGAGGGCCTGGCGCCGTTCATCGACAGGGCCCGGGCTCTGGCGGACATGTTCTTCCCCCGGGAGGGGAGGGACGAGATGCCCATGAGGGAGATCCACCGTTGCGGGGTGCTGGCCATGGCCAAGTCCCTCGCGGAGGGGGAGGAGTTCCCCCTGGAGGTGGGGTGCATCCCCGTGTCCCCCTCGTCGGTGGGGGTCCGGCGCAAGGTGACCCCTCACGAGCTGGTGGCGGCCAACGCCTTCGTCACCCTCCCGGACATCTACTATCGGATAGACGAGGTGATAAAGGCCCCGAACAGCTCGGTGGAGCAGATAGCCCGGGTTGTGGGAAAGGATCCCAGCCTCTCCGCCAAGCTCCTGAAGCTGGTGAACAGCTCCTTCTACGGCCTCCCATCCCGGGTGGATTCGGTGGCCCGGGCGGTGACGCTGGTGGGCACCAAGGAGCTCCTGAACTTGGCCATAGGGGTGTCACTGCTGTCCGCCTTCAAGGGGCTGGACCCGGGCTACGTGTCCGTCCGGTCCTTCTGGACCCACTCGGTGGCCTGCGGGGTCTTCGCCCGGATCCTGGCCGCAAAGATGGGCATCCGGGAGGAGGAACGGTTCTTCCTGGCGGGGCTCATGCACGACATAGGGCGCCTGATCCTGTACGTGAAGGTCCCCTTCAGCATGGGGGAGGTGATCCGCCTGTCCTCCCAGGGGCAGGACATCTACGAGACCGAACAGGATGTCCTGGGGTTCGATCACGGACACCTGAGCTACTACGCCCTGAGGGAATGGAAGATCCCCTCGTCCATAGGGGAGCTGGTCCGGTTTCACCACAGGCCCTCCTCCGCCCGCACGCCGGAGGAGCTGGTGGTCCACGTGGCGGACGTGTTCGCCATGGCGGGTCGGTTCGGCACCAGCGGTAGCTTCATGGTGCCCCGCCTTAGCCCCTACCACTGGGACCAGCTGGGGCTATCGGTCAACGTCATAGAGCCGGTGTTCGTCCAGGGTCAGAGGCAGATCCGGGAGATAATCGGCATGTTCTTCTCCTGA
- a CDS encoding bifunctional diguanylate cyclase/phosphohydrolase: MEQDPQKRVRELEAQLEQAQRERMEAVMALQIAMEFSSHLPSSYKDGPLRDMLDEAASKVRSILSPIAFAFYVVAPGFPSFDLAGCYPSSKMPLLEREKDILIEDGSFAWAVEVSKRTWCTSSDGNLRMLLQPMVSNDRVMGMFLAAMDFGDVPDVKLVFLSVILSSLAGAIQSRQLIDALKEANGELVSRCFSLERSKLEARAERRKLDQEIAEARTEARGAQERVFQVFEAMDDPVLLVDRGHRLSYCNGAFLSRYGLSMDEALGMSPEELLGDGDYAETWRGLIGQALSSSSPIRRDVESVAGGSRVVFDSSLFPMRGLSGGVEAVGIVLRDVTERRAAEEMMRFMGYHDPLTGLYNRRFFEEEMRRLDTDRQLPLCVLMGDVDGLKLTNDVFGHHEGDRLLMDVAEHLKRSIRREDVLARWGGDEFVVLLPKTDPEVAMEIARRLSVMDSSRKPVPYKITFGLGVKTSPEQDANSVLRMAEDRMYSLKGRERDWVREKIVNSLMLDIEKRSCETCEHRRRVANLALGIGRAMGLEDDDLERLMLLGEYHDVGMIEVGEEVLRKEGPLDRYEMSLVMKHPETGYRVANASSSSLGEIARLILHHHENYDGTGYPHGLKGNQIPLLDRIFRVADSYEVITGGRPYRPPMSPDQALEEIASRSGTWYDPAVVQALLGLMG; the protein is encoded by the coding sequence GTGGAGCAGGACCCTCAGAAGCGGGTCAGGGAGCTGGAGGCCCAGCTGGAGCAGGCCCAGCGGGAGAGGATGGAGGCGGTGATGGCCCTCCAGATAGCCATGGAGTTCAGCAGCCACCTGCCCTCCTCCTACAAGGATGGCCCCCTGAGGGACATGCTGGACGAGGCGGCCTCCAAGGTGAGGTCCATCCTCTCCCCAATCGCCTTCGCCTTCTACGTGGTGGCCCCCGGCTTCCCCAGCTTCGACCTGGCGGGCTGTTACCCCTCCTCCAAGATGCCCCTGCTGGAGAGGGAGAAGGACATCCTGATAGAGGACGGGTCCTTCGCCTGGGCGGTGGAGGTGAGCAAGCGCACCTGGTGCACCTCCAGCGACGGCAACCTGCGGATGCTGCTCCAGCCCATGGTGTCCAACGACCGGGTCATGGGGATGTTCCTGGCCGCCATGGACTTCGGCGACGTGCCGGACGTGAAGCTGGTCTTCCTGTCGGTGATCCTGAGCTCCCTGGCGGGGGCCATCCAATCAAGGCAGCTGATCGACGCCCTCAAGGAGGCCAACGGGGAGCTGGTGAGCCGTTGCTTCTCCCTGGAGCGGTCCAAGCTGGAGGCCCGGGCGGAGAGGCGCAAGCTGGACCAGGAGATCGCCGAGGCCCGGACCGAGGCCCGTGGGGCCCAGGAGCGGGTCTTCCAGGTCTTCGAGGCCATGGACGATCCGGTTTTATTGGTGGACCGGGGCCACAGGCTCTCCTACTGCAACGGGGCCTTCCTCTCCCGGTACGGCCTGTCCATGGATGAGGCGCTTGGCATGTCCCCCGAGGAGCTTCTGGGAGACGGGGACTACGCGGAGACCTGGCGGGGCCTCATCGGCCAGGCCCTCTCATCCAGCTCTCCGATCCGCCGGGACGTGGAGTCGGTGGCGGGTGGCTCCCGGGTGGTCTTCGACTCCTCCCTCTTCCCCATGAGGGGCCTCAGCGGAGGGGTGGAGGCGGTGGGGATCGTCTTGCGGGACGTGACGGAGCGGCGGGCGGCTGAGGAGATGATGCGCTTCATGGGCTACCACGACCCCCTCACTGGGCTCTACAACCGGCGGTTCTTTGAGGAGGAGATGAGGCGGCTCGATACGGACCGGCAGTTGCCCCTGTGTGTCCTCATGGGGGACGTGGACGGGCTCAAGCTCACCAACGACGTGTTCGGCCACCACGAGGGGGACCGGCTTCTGATGGACGTGGCGGAGCACCTAAAGCGGAGTATCCGGCGGGAGGACGTGCTGGCCCGGTGGGGAGGGGACGAGTTCGTGGTGCTGCTCCCCAAGACGGACCCGGAGGTGGCCATGGAGATAGCCCGGCGGCTGTCGGTGATGGACTCGAGCCGAAAGCCGGTGCCCTACAAGATAACCTTCGGCCTTGGGGTGAAGACGTCGCCGGAGCAGGACGCGAACTCGGTCCTCCGCATGGCGGAGGACCGGATGTACTCCCTCAAGGGCCGGGAGAGGGACTGGGTCCGGGAGAAGATCGTCAACTCCCTCATGCTGGACATCGAGAAGAGGTCCTGCGAGACCTGCGAGCACCGTAGAAGGGTAGCCAACCTGGCGCTGGGGATCGGTAGGGCCATGGGGCTGGAGGACGACGACCTGGAGCGGCTCATGCTCCTGGGGGAGTACCACGACGTGGGGATGATAGAGGTGGGGGAGGAGGTCCTCCGGAAGGAGGGCCCCCTGGACCGGTACGAGATGTCCCTGGTGATGAAGCACCCGGAGACCGGCTACCGGGTGGCCAACGCATCCTCGTCGTCGCTGGGGGAGATAGCCCGGCTGATCCTCCACCACCACGAGAACTACGACGGCACCGGCTACCCCCACGGGCTCAAGGGCAACCAGATACCCCTCCTGGATCGGATCTTCCGGGTGGCGGACTCCTACGAGGTTATCACCGGCGGCCGTCCCTATAGGCCCCCCATGAGCCCCGACCAGGCGCTGGAGGAGATCGCCTCCCGCTCCGGTACCTGGTACGATCCCGCAGTGGTGCAGGCCCTCCTGGGCCTCATGGGCTAG
- the ybaK gene encoding Cys-tRNA(Pro) deacylase → MKSKGKTNAIRILEQMGIHFETREYQADESDLSARAVALKVNLPLEQVFKTLVLKGDRTGHLVAVIPGNREADMKALAALSGNKRVELIDLKDLQPLTGYVRGGCSPVGMKRHFPTYIDESARSFPFISVSAGVRGMQVLMNPHDLLRATSGSWGKISREG, encoded by the coding sequence ATGAAGTCAAAGGGGAAAACCAACGCTATCCGGATCCTGGAACAGATGGGGATTCATTTCGAGACCAGGGAGTATCAGGCGGACGAGTCAGATCTGTCCGCCAGGGCGGTGGCCCTGAAAGTGAACCTTCCCCTCGAGCAGGTCTTCAAGACATTGGTGCTCAAGGGGGACCGGACCGGTCACCTGGTGGCGGTGATACCCGGCAACCGTGAGGCGGACATGAAGGCCCTTGCGGCCCTATCAGGCAACAAACGGGTGGAGCTGATAGACCTCAAGGACCTCCAGCCCCTAACCGGCTACGTCCGGGGGGGCTGCTCCCCGGTGGGGATGAAGCGCCACTTCCCCACCTACATCGATGAATCCGCCCGGAGCTTCCCCTTCATATCGGTGAGCGCCGGCGTCAGGGGCATGCAGGTCCTCATGAACCCCCATGACCTCCTTAGGGCCACCTCCGGCTCCTGGGGGAAGATCTCCCGGGAGGGCTAG
- a CDS encoding PP2C family protein-serine/threonine phosphatase, with protein sequence MNYHPDMLFVLDRSGRIVEAGASAFVFLGLMPNDIRGTSFANLLPPDRREEFLRFISRPRMLRMNRYPMVRHDGVEVTMELHVSKGSWAGEEAIYLTAIDLSERVRSEAQVEFYMEEMERIAMKLRQTQQALDDQLQKAAKLHRKLMPAIPKMEGIVGAGCFDPASRIGGDFYGVVPLGDRALAYLVDVSGHGLDGALISLFVRDWVAEYLSGRTPSQVDPLNLLEHISSRFLGEELLYDYFICLQIALFDRGKGTFRLVNAGNPVRPMLFTPEGGVALLDCVGTPVAGLGEEDITPVEVPFRSGSRLLLLTDGVVDQDSSGERFGVFRVKDLLERHGAESPEEILRAIYSAFQTFLGDKPRRDDVTMLCFGAE encoded by the coding sequence TTGAATTACCATCCGGATATGTTGTTTGTGCTGGATCGATCGGGCAGGATAGTTGAGGCCGGCGCGTCGGCTTTCGTGTTTTTGGGTCTAATGCCCAACGATATAAGGGGAACCAGCTTCGCCAACTTGTTGCCGCCGGACAGGAGGGAGGAGTTCCTTCGCTTTATATCGCGACCCAGGATGCTTAGAATGAACCGTTACCCGATGGTGAGGCACGATGGTGTGGAGGTCACCATGGAGCTCCACGTGTCCAAGGGCTCCTGGGCGGGAGAGGAGGCCATATACCTCACCGCCATAGACTTGTCGGAACGTGTCCGCTCCGAGGCTCAGGTGGAGTTCTACATGGAGGAGATGGAGCGGATCGCCATGAAGTTGCGGCAGACCCAGCAGGCCCTGGACGACCAGCTCCAGAAGGCGGCCAAGCTCCATCGGAAGCTGATGCCCGCCATCCCTAAGATGGAGGGCATCGTGGGAGCCGGCTGTTTCGATCCCGCCTCTCGCATAGGGGGGGACTTTTACGGGGTGGTTCCCCTGGGGGACCGGGCGCTGGCGTACCTGGTGGACGTGAGCGGACACGGGCTGGATGGGGCCCTCATCTCCCTTTTCGTTAGGGACTGGGTGGCGGAGTACCTTTCGGGCAGAACTCCCTCCCAGGTGGACCCCCTGAACCTGCTTGAACACATATCGAGCCGTTTCCTTGGGGAGGAACTCCTGTACGATTACTTCATCTGCCTCCAGATAGCCCTGTTTGACCGAGGCAAGGGCACGTTTCGCCTGGTCAACGCTGGCAACCCGGTGAGGCCCATGCTGTTCACCCCTGAAGGGGGAGTCGCGCTGTTGGACTGCGTTGGGACTCCGGTGGCAGGTTTGGGCGAAGAGGATATAACCCCGGTGGAGGTGCCGTTCCGGAGTGGCTCGAGGCTGCTCCTCCTTACCGACGGAGTTGTGGATCAGGACTCCTCTGGTGAGAGGTTTGGAGTCTTTAGGGTCAAGGACCTGCTGGAGCGCCACGGTGCGGAGTCGCCTGAGGAGATCCTCCGGGCGATATACTCCGCCTTCCAGACGTTCCTTGGCGATAAGCCCCGAAGGGACGACGTGACTATGCTGTGCTTCGGAGCGGAATAA
- a CDS encoding trimethylamine--corrinoid methyltransferase, with amino-acid sequence MAYKGPSGLWGAPDDAERHLFVPFQVEGENVTCWIQDQVLDWMERSRPSPEGDYLFFVEGVGRLRFRLVEDDVRVDHERG; translated from the coding sequence ATGGCCTATAAAGGCCCGTCGGGCCTTTGGGGTGCGCCAGATGATGCGGAGAGACACCTTTTCGTCCCCTTCCAGGTGGAGGGGGAGAATGTCACCTGTTGGATTCAGGATCAGGTGTTGGATTGGATGGAGCGAAGTCGTCCATCCCCGGAGGGGGACTACCTATTCTTCGTGGAGGGAGTGGGGCGTCTTCGCTTCCGCCTGGTGGAAGATGATGTCCGGGTTGATCATGAGAGGGGGTAG
- a CDS encoding thioredoxin family protein, which yields MNFKNRRLWAVLAVIMVLSAALLMKVFERRREAVEGLTFEVSARSEIERALSSGLPVMIDFGSEYCGPCRAMESELIWAEALVRGKGIILFADVWKDSSLAEGFPLRVIPTQFFFNRDGTPLAVPKDDQLGLFEYRDGSGRHVYTIHEGPLTSHQILGLFRLMGVDVE from the coding sequence TTGAACTTCAAAAACAGGAGACTTTGGGCTGTTCTGGCGGTAATCATGGTGCTGTCCGCGGCCCTGCTGATGAAGGTTTTTGAGCGTCGGCGGGAGGCGGTGGAGGGTTTAACCTTCGAGGTTTCCGCCAGGTCGGAGATTGAGCGGGCCCTATCATCGGGGCTCCCGGTGATGATTGACTTCGGGTCCGAGTACTGCGGCCCCTGCCGGGCCATGGAGTCGGAGCTCATATGGGCGGAGGCCCTGGTTCGTGGCAAGGGGATCATTCTCTTCGCCGACGTGTGGAAGGATTCCTCCCTGGCGGAGGGTTTCCCCTTGCGGGTCATCCCCACCCAGTTCTTCTTCAACCGGGATGGGACCCCCCTGGCGGTGCCCAAGGACGACCAGCTGGGGCTCTTCGAGTACCGGGACGGATCGGGCCGACACGTCTACACCATCCACGAGGGGCCCTTGACGTCCCACCAGATCCTGGGGCTCTTCCGGCTCATGGGGGTGGACGTGGAGTGA
- a CDS encoding cytochrome c biogenesis CcdA family protein: MIHGASLVGAFGMGLLGALSPCLAVTIPMTLALAAGTRSPSRAMGLAMGLLLWAGMALALVPLGVGASFLGGALRARPGLLYGALGVLTMLAGLGTLDLIQLPSVRLPMHGRFTGPLGALAAGFAIAFLSSPCSSPLLIAALGLSASGGAISAAAVMLAYSAGHSVPFLLAGASAALVRRLLEDRRLTGSVRIVRIGAGLVLLGLSARFFYLAL, from the coding sequence GTGATCCACGGGGCGAGCCTTGTAGGGGCCTTTGGCATGGGCCTGTTGGGGGCCCTCTCCCCATGCCTTGCGGTGACGATCCCCATGACGTTGGCGCTGGCGGCGGGCACCCGATCCCCCTCCAGGGCAATGGGACTGGCCATGGGGCTTCTGCTGTGGGCCGGGATGGCCCTGGCCCTGGTTCCCCTGGGGGTGGGGGCCTCCTTCCTCGGGGGGGCGCTGAGGGCCCGGCCGGGGCTCCTCTACGGGGCCTTGGGGGTCCTGACAATGCTGGCGGGGCTGGGGACGCTGGACCTGATCCAGCTCCCCTCCGTGAGGCTCCCCATGCATGGCCGGTTCACCGGCCCCCTGGGGGCCCTGGCGGCGGGGTTCGCCATCGCCTTCCTGTCCTCCCCCTGCTCATCTCCCCTTCTCATCGCCGCCCTGGGGCTGTCCGCCTCCGGCGGGGCCATCAGCGCGGCGGCGGTGATGCTGGCCTACTCGGCGGGGCACTCGGTGCCGTTCCTGCTGGCGGGGGCCTCCGCTGCCCTGGTGCGCCGCCTCCTGGAGGACCGGCGGCTCACCGGGTCGGTGAGGATCGTAAGGATCGGGGCTGGCCTGGTGCTCCTGGGGCTCTCCGCCCGCTTCTTCTACCTTGCCCTCTGA
- a CDS encoding thioredoxin family protein, protein MEIQILGTGCPKCKKLTEMAEQAARELGLEFTIRKVSDINEIMEFGVMSTPGLAVDGKVLTAGQLPTYERVKDLLSRL, encoded by the coding sequence ATGGAGATACAGATACTGGGGACCGGCTGTCCCAAGTGCAAGAAGCTGACGGAGATGGCGGAGCAGGCCGCCAGGGAGCTGGGGCTGGAGTTCACCATCAGGAAGGTTTCGGACATAAACGAGATAATGGAATTCGGTGTAATGTCCACGCCAGGACTGGCGGTTGACGGTAAGGTGCTGACCGCGGGCCAGCTGCCCACCTACGAAAGGGTCAAGGACCTGCTGTCCAGGCTGTAG
- a CDS encoding STAS domain-containing protein, protein MGYNITTEGQKATVAVRGHLYVEDVADMKARIFDEIANGVVNFQFDLTDLNYIDSAGLGLLISIQKRVIPLGGRVTVTGAQGLVLEIFELTRLDRVFFPR, encoded by the coding sequence ATGGGATACAACATAACCACTGAAGGACAGAAGGCCACCGTGGCTGTCCGGGGGCACCTATACGTGGAGGACGTGGCGGACATGAAGGCCCGGATCTTCGACGAGATCGCCAACGGGGTGGTGAACTTCCAGTTCGACCTGACGGACCTGAACTACATCGACAGCGCGGGGCTGGGGCTCCTAATAAGCATACAGAAGCGGGTCATCCCCCTGGGGGGGAGGGTCACCGTCACCGGCGCCCAGGGACTGGTGCTGGAGATCTTCGAGCTGACCCGGCTGGACCGGGTCTTCTTCCCCCGCTGA
- a CDS encoding ATP-binding protein, whose translation MRFVFESLEELAGSRDRILQVLRIMAPSKALRIFVTLNEALNNAALHGEPPIVLEIDKHTRETTGEERLIIKVSCGGRGFVPRLRLSDPEVPRGRGLWLMGAMADRLAFEDRGRMVIMEHRLDRPGRKRSLDTYWGDEDGIQHNH comes from the coding sequence TTGCGGTTCGTCTTCGAGTCCTTGGAAGAGCTGGCGGGATCCCGGGACCGGATCCTCCAGGTCCTCAGGATCATGGCCCCCTCCAAGGCCCTTAGGATCTTCGTAACCCTCAACGAGGCACTGAACAACGCGGCCCTCCATGGGGAACCCCCGATCGTCCTGGAGATAGATAAGCATACCAGAGAAACCACCGGGGAAGAAAGGCTGATCATAAAGGTCTCCTGCGGGGGAAGGGGCTTCGTGCCCCGTCTCAGGCTCAGCGATCCAGAAGTGCCCCGGGGCAGGGGGCTTTGGCTCATGGGAGCCATGGCGGACCGGCTGGCATTCGAGGATCGGGGACGGATGGTCATCATGGAACACCGGCTGGACAGGCCCGGTCGGAAGAGGTCACTAGACACCTACTGGGGGGATGAGGATGGGATACAACATAACCACTGA
- a CDS encoding ribonuclease HI family protein: MDLFKGYFDGASRGNPGPAGAGALLEDEDGRVVWEHREYLGRRTNNEAEYWALIALLEEARSRGIDRLIAMGDSQLVVSQVTRKWKINMPHLRELARRVWELSEGMDVSFRWIPREENRRADRLSNQAIDMASE; encoded by the coding sequence ATGGACTTGTTCAAGGGATATTTCGATGGGGCGTCCCGGGGGAACCCGGGTCCCGCTGGGGCCGGTGCCCTGCTGGAGGATGAGGATGGTCGCGTGGTCTGGGAGCACCGGGAGTACCTGGGCAGGAGGACCAACAACGAGGCGGAGTACTGGGCTCTCATAGCCCTACTGGAGGAGGCCCGGTCCCGGGGGATAGACAGGCTCATCGCCATGGGGGACAGCCAACTGGTGGTGAGCCAGGTGACCCGAAAGTGGAAGATAAACATGCCGCACCTACGGGAGCTGGCCCGGCGGGTGTGGGAGCTTTCGGAGGGGATGGACGTGTCGTTCCGGTGGATACCCCGGGAGGAGAACCGCCGGGCGGACAGGCTGTCCAACCAGGCCATAGACATGGCTAGCGAATAG
- a CDS encoding GntR family transcriptional regulator, whose protein sequence is MISSTAADEAYRAIRLKIMLGELKPGERLYENLLADMLGISRTPVREAIRRLDSDGLVTLVRNGGAWVSNPTEEEIRDAFELRVILEGMAARRGAVGRRTSTLRRLEEVVHREELAVDQGDMEGYIDASWMFHRLVGESSGSKTLLECLDRPLAKTFAFAVLHRELFEGEMGLGRASTGDHAAIVRALDQGAPDLAEELVRRHVIHVAERMGFPIGS, encoded by the coding sequence TTGATTAGTTCCACCGCCGCGGACGAGGCCTACAGGGCCATACGGCTGAAGATAATGCTGGGGGAGCTGAAGCCCGGGGAGAGGCTATACGAGAACCTGCTGGCGGACATGCTGGGCATAAGCAGGACCCCGGTCCGGGAGGCCATAAGGCGTCTTGACTCTGACGGGCTGGTGACCTTGGTCCGTAACGGCGGTGCCTGGGTGTCCAACCCTACGGAGGAGGAGATCCGGGACGCCTTTGAGCTGCGGGTGATTTTGGAGGGCATGGCGGCCCGCCGGGGTGCCGTGGGGCGCAGGACCTCCACCTTGAGGCGCCTGGAGGAGGTGGTCCACCGGGAGGAGCTGGCAGTGGACCAGGGGGATATGGAGGGCTACATAGACGCCAGCTGGATGTTCCACCGGCTGGTGGGGGAGTCCTCGGGGAGCAAGACCCTCCTGGAGTGTTTGGATCGTCCCTTGGCCAAGACCTTCGCCTTCGCGGTGCTGCACCGGGAGCTCTTCGAGGGGGAGATGGGTCTGGGCAGGGCCTCCACGGGTGACCACGCCGCCATAGTCCGGGCCCTGGACCAGGGGGCCCCGGACCTGGCGGAGGAGCTGGTGCGCCGTCACGTGATCCACGTGGCGGAGAGGATGGGGTTCCCTATCGGTTCCTGA